A region from the Corylus avellana chromosome ca7, CavTom2PMs-1.0 genome encodes:
- the LOC132187126 gene encoding germin-like protein subfamily 2 member 4, producing MAALVPLFVTTFALLLAAAAADPDLLQDVCVADLNSGIKVNGFTCKSVANISAEDFSFDGLAKPGLTNNTFGSLVTAANVQKIPGLNTLGVSLSRIDYAPGGLNPPHTHPRATEIAFVLEGELDVGFITTANVLISKSIKKGEIFVFPRGLVHFQKNNGKVPAAAIVAFNSQLPGTQTIATTLFAATPPVPDNVLTKAFQVGTKEVEKIKSRFAPKK from the exons ATGGCGGCACTTGTCCCTCTGTTTGTTACGACTTTTGCTTTACTCTTGGCGGCTGCTGCTGCAGATCCTGACTTGCTTCAAGATGTTTGTGTAGCCGATCTCAATTCCG GTATCAAAGTCAATGGGTTCACGTGTAAGAGCGTGGCAAACATATCTGCAGAAGACTTCTCCTTTGACGGCTTGGCCAAACCAGGCCTCACCAACAACACTTTTGGTTCTCTGGTCACTGCAGccaatgttcaaaaaataccaGGCCTTAACACCCTGGGTGTCTCTCTCTCCCGCATTGACTATGCCCCCGGTGGTCTTAACCCGCCCCACACGCACCCACGCGCCACTGAGATAGCGTTTGTGCTCGAGGGTGAATTGGACGTAGGCTTCATAACCACAGCAAATGTGCTCATATCCAAATCTATCAAGAAGGGTGAGATATTTGTGTTTCCAAGGGGGCTGGTGCATTTTCAGAAGAACAATGGAAAGGTGCCTGCCGCTGCGATTGTAGCGTTTAACAGCCAGTTGCCAGGCACACAGACTATTGCTACCACACTGTTTGCAGCTACACCACCGGTGCCTGACAATGTTTTGACCAAGGCATTCCAGGTGGGTACGAAGGAGGTGGAGAAAATCAAGTCTCGGTTTGCTCCCAAGAAGTAG
- the LOC132187694 gene encoding flap endonuclease 1 isoform X2 has translation MGIKGLTKLLADNAPKAMKEQKFESYFGRKIAIDASMSIYQFLIVVGRSGTEMLTNEAGEVTSHLQGMFTRTIRLLEAGMKPVYVFDGKPPDLKKQELAKRYSKRADASEDLAEAVETGNKEDIEKFSKRTVKVTKQHNEDCKRLLRLMGVPVIEAPSEAEAQCAALCKSGNAYAVASEDMDSLTFGAPRFLRHLMDPSSRKVPVMEFEVAKILEELNLTMDQFIDLCILSGCDYCDSIRGIGGQTALKLIRQHGSIENILENINKERYHIPDDWPYQEARQLFKEPVVHTDEEQLEIKWTAPDEEGLITFLVNENGFNSDRVTKAVEKIKAAKNKSSQGRLESFFKPVANPSGPIKRKETPGNAAKDSTDKKSKAGGGKKRK, from the exons ATGGGTATAAAG GGTTTAACAAAGCTCTTAGCGGACAATGCCCCAAAGGCCATGAAGGAGCAGAAATTCGAGAGCTATTTTGGCCGCAAAATCGCTATCGACGCCAGCATGAGCATTTACCAGTTCCTC ATTGTTGTGGGCAGGAGTGGGACTGAGATGCTGACCAATGAGGCTGGTGAAGTTACTAG TCATCTGCAAGGCATGTTTACGCGGACCATTAGGCTTCTGGAAGCTGGAATGAAGCCGGT CTATGTTTTTGATGGGAAGCCTCCAGATCTGAAAAAACAAGAGCTGGCAAAACG TTACTCGAAGAGGGCAGATGCTAGTGAGGATTTGGCAGAAGCTGTGGAG ACTGGCAATAAGGAAGACATTGAGAAATTCAGTAAACGGACTGTGAAG GTGACAAAGCAGCACAATGAGGATTGCAAAAGACTTCTGAGACTAATGGGAGTGCCTGTAATTGAG GCTCCTTCAGAAGCAGAGGCTCAATGTGCTGCACTTTGCAAATCAGGAAAT GCTTATGCTGTGGCTTCTGAAGACATGGATTCCCTAACATTTGGAGCTCCTAGGTTTCTTCGGCATTTGATGGATCCTAGCTCAAGAAAAGTCCCAGTTATGGAATTTGAAGTTGCAAAG ATTTTGGAGGAGCTAAATCTTACTATGGATCAATTCATTGATTTATGCATTCTTTCTGGATGTGATTACTGTGACAGCATTCGAG GAATTGGGGGGCAGACTGCTTTGAAGCTCATCCGTCAACATGGCTCTATAGAGAATATACTTGAGAACATAAACAAAGAGAG GTACCATATACCAGATGACTGGCCATATCAAGAGGCTCGGCAGCTTTTTAAAGAACCAGTAGTCCATACTGATGAAGAGCAACTTGAGATTAAGTGGACTGCTCCAGATGaagaa GGGCTGATTACCTTTCTGGTCAATGAAAATGGGTTCAACAGTGACAGAGTGACAAag gcagtagaaaaaattaaagctgCCAAGAACAAGTCATCACAGGGCCG aTTAGAGTCTTTCTTTAAGCCAGTTGCCAATCCATCTGGGCCCATTAAACGGAAG GAAACACCAGGGAATGCTGCTAAAGATTCTACTGACAAAAAGTCAAAGGCTGGTGGTGGTAAGAAGAGAAAGTAG
- the LOC132187694 gene encoding flap endonuclease 1 isoform X1, producing the protein MGIKGLTKLLADNAPKAMKEQKFESYFGRKIAIDASMSIYQFLIVVGRSGTEMLTNEAGEVTSHLQGMFTRTIRLLEAGMKPVYVFDGKPPDLKKQELAKRYSKRADASEDLAEAVETGNKEDIEKFSKRTVKVTKQHNEDCKRLLRLMGVPVIEAPSEAEAQCAALCKSGNAYAVASEDMDSLTFGAPRFLRHLMDPSSRKVPVMEFEVAKILEELNLTMDQFIDLCILSGCDYCDSIRGIGGQTALKLIRQHGSIENILENINKERYHIPDDWPYQEARQLFKEPVVHTDEEQLEIKWTAPDEEGLITFLVNENGFNSDRVTKAVEKIKAAKNKSSQGRLESFFKPVANPSGPIKRKESKCILRSPRSAIGHKMFSLQACRPTPKVLGSLSLPIPDLGVKHSTSLCIGVCFGA; encoded by the exons ATGGGTATAAAG GGTTTAACAAAGCTCTTAGCGGACAATGCCCCAAAGGCCATGAAGGAGCAGAAATTCGAGAGCTATTTTGGCCGCAAAATCGCTATCGACGCCAGCATGAGCATTTACCAGTTCCTC ATTGTTGTGGGCAGGAGTGGGACTGAGATGCTGACCAATGAGGCTGGTGAAGTTACTAG TCATCTGCAAGGCATGTTTACGCGGACCATTAGGCTTCTGGAAGCTGGAATGAAGCCGGT CTATGTTTTTGATGGGAAGCCTCCAGATCTGAAAAAACAAGAGCTGGCAAAACG TTACTCGAAGAGGGCAGATGCTAGTGAGGATTTGGCAGAAGCTGTGGAG ACTGGCAATAAGGAAGACATTGAGAAATTCAGTAAACGGACTGTGAAG GTGACAAAGCAGCACAATGAGGATTGCAAAAGACTTCTGAGACTAATGGGAGTGCCTGTAATTGAG GCTCCTTCAGAAGCAGAGGCTCAATGTGCTGCACTTTGCAAATCAGGAAAT GCTTATGCTGTGGCTTCTGAAGACATGGATTCCCTAACATTTGGAGCTCCTAGGTTTCTTCGGCATTTGATGGATCCTAGCTCAAGAAAAGTCCCAGTTATGGAATTTGAAGTTGCAAAG ATTTTGGAGGAGCTAAATCTTACTATGGATCAATTCATTGATTTATGCATTCTTTCTGGATGTGATTACTGTGACAGCATTCGAG GAATTGGGGGGCAGACTGCTTTGAAGCTCATCCGTCAACATGGCTCTATAGAGAATATACTTGAGAACATAAACAAAGAGAG GTACCATATACCAGATGACTGGCCATATCAAGAGGCTCGGCAGCTTTTTAAAGAACCAGTAGTCCATACTGATGAAGAGCAACTTGAGATTAAGTGGACTGCTCCAGATGaagaa GGGCTGATTACCTTTCTGGTCAATGAAAATGGGTTCAACAGTGACAGAGTGACAAag gcagtagaaaaaattaaagctgCCAAGAACAAGTCATCACAGGGCCG aTTAGAGTCTTTCTTTAAGCCAGTTGCCAATCCATCTGGGCCCATTAAACGGAAG GAAAGCAAATGCATTCTTAGATCACCCAGATCAGCAATTGGGCATAAGATGTTTTCTCTTCAAGCTTGTAGGCCCACGCCCAAGGTCCTTGGCAGCCTGAGCTTGCCAATCCCAGATCTAGGTGTCAAGCACTCCACGTCATTGTGCATTGGTGTCTGCTTTGGCGCATGA
- the LOC132186447 gene encoding protein NRT1/ PTR FAMILY 4.5-like yields MVSVAVVSCILPAGEEDAKTGYNSLSPVMISKRKGGFTASAFIFAFTSLENIGFVANMVSMVIYFGQVMLFDLSTSANTLTNLMGSTFLLSLVGGFISDTYLSRLTTCLLFGTIEVLALVLVTVQASSHHLQPNPCGKSNCLKGGTAFMFYISLCMLALGTGGVKGSLTALGGDQFDQKDPKEAKALASFFNWLMLSSTLGATVGVTLIVWVSMNVHWYWGFFISTVAAFVAFLFLASGKPFYRLRAPGDSPIIRIAQVIVVAIKNRKLALPGSADELYEINDKETLISTDEKIAHTNQFRWLDKAAILCEASKRTAAWSVCTVTQVEEVKILVRMLPIVGSTIIMNTCLAQLQTFSVIQGSITNRHLGSIEIPAPSIPVIPLVFMSILLSIYEFVFVPLIRKITHHPSGITQLQRVGVGLVLSAISMAVAGFVEVKRKKQAIRDPTKPISLFWLSFQYGIFGIADMFTLVGLLEFFYKEAPAGMRSLSTSLTWLSLSLGYFLSTVLVDVINAVTKRNGEQGWIYGLDLNKNHLNLFYCFLSILSCLNFLNYLFWAYWYKYKSQLPHSNNHELASSSDKTEDAKEKEACC; encoded by the exons ATGGTAAGTGTGGCCGTCGTCTCATGCATCCTTCCTGCA GGAGAGGAGGATGCCAAAACAGGCTACAATTCTCTCAGCCCAGTGATGATCAGCAAAAGAAAAGGTGGATTCACTGCGTCCGCGTTCATTTTTG CCTTCACATCACTAGAGAACATTGGTTTCGTGGCGAACATGGTGAGCATGGTGATATACTTTGGCCAAGTGATGCTTTTTGATCTGTCCACCTCCGCCAACACTCTTACAAACTTGATGGGTTCAACTTTCTTGCTCTCTCTTGTCGGCGGCTTTATATCGGACACATACTTGAGCAGACTTACAACATGTTTGCTTTTCGGAACAATTGAAGTACTg GCTTTGGTTCTGGTGACAGTTCAAGCTTCTTCACACCATTTGCAGCCAAATCCTTGTGGGAAGTCAAATTGTCTGAAAGGTGGTACAGCATTTATGTTCTACATATCATTGTGTATGTTAGCATTGGGTACAGGTGGAGTTAAGGGATCTCTTACTGCACTCGGTGGTGACCAGTTCGATCAAAAGGATCCCAAGGAAGCAAAGGCTCTGGCAAGCTTTTTCAATTGGCTTATGCTCAGTTCAACGCTTGGTGCAACCGTAGGTGTCACACTCATTGTGTGGGTTAGCATGAATGTACATTGGTACTGGGGTTTTTTCATCTCAACTGTGGCCGCCTTTGttgcctttctttttcttgccaGTGGAAAGCCTTTCTACCGTCTCAGAGCCCCTGGAGACAGCCCAATCATAAGGATTGctcag GTTATTGTTGTGGCAATCAAAAACCGGAAATTGGCATTGCCAGGGAGCGCTGATGAGTTGTATGAGATCAATGACAAAGAAACATTAATTTCCACTGACGAAAAAATTGCACATACCAATCAATTCAG GTGGCTAGACAAGGCGGCTATTCTTTGTGAAGCCTCAAAGCGAACTGCAGCATGGAGTGTTTGCACGGTGACACAAGTCGAAGAAGTGAAGATCCTAGTAAGAATGTTGCCCATTGTAGGCAGCACCATCATAATGAATACCTGTTTGGCACAACTCCAAACATTCTCAGTAATCCAAGGCTCTATCACGAACCGCCATCTTGGCTCTATAGAGATTCCTGCGCCGTCAATTCCTGTAATCCCGCTAGTTTTCATGTCCATTCTCCTCTCCATATATGAGTTCGTTTTTGTTCCTTTGATACGAAAGATCACCCACCATCCATCGGGTATCACGCAGCTTCAGCGTGTTGGAGTTGGCTTGGTTCTCTCTGCCATTTCAATGGCTGTAGCTGGGTTTGTAGAAGTTAAGAGAAAGAAACAAGCCATCAGAGACCCAACCAAGCCCATAAGTCTCTTTTGGCTCTCCTTCCAATATGGCATTTTTGGAATTGCTGACATGTTTACTCTTGTAGGACTGTTGGAATTTTTCTACAAGGAAGCACCTGCAGGAATGAGATCACTTTCCACTTCGTTAACATGGTTATCGCTGTCTTTGGGCTACTTCTTGAGCACTGTCTTGGTTGATGTCATAAATGCCGTCACCAAAAGAAACGGCGAACAAGGATGGATATATGGGCTTGACTTAAACAAGAACCATTTGAATCTCTTTTACTGCTTCTTATCAATCCTTAGCTGCCTCAATTTCTTAAACTACCTCTTCTGGGCCTATTGGTACAAGTACAAATCACAACTTCCTCACTCCAACAATCATGAATTAGCATCCTCCTCTGACAAAACAGAGGATGCTAAAGAAAAGGAAGCATGTTGCTGA
- the LOC132187242 gene encoding pectin acetylesterase 12-like: MMKRLWVGIIILLVFSNWVDGFEELHLNETAMYFFEAEAYGVSKPAMVPDALMVGLTLIQGAGAKGAVCLDGTLPGYHWHRGYGSGANSWLIQLEGGGWCNNIRTCVYRKKTRRGSSTYMEKEIAFTGILSNKAEQNPDFFNWNRVKLRYCDGASFTGDGEDKAARLQFRGQRIWLAAMEDLLSKGMHFAHQALLSGCSAGGLASILHCDEFRGLLPRTTKVKCLSDAGMFLDAADVSGGRTLRSMFGGVVGLQAVRNNLPHFCTNRLDPTSCFFPQNSIGDIKTPLFILNTAYDSWQVQSSLAPPSADPSGYWHYCRLNHEKCTPAQIQFLQGFRNEMLKALRHFSLSRQNGMFINSCFAHCQTERQDTWFADDSPVIGKKAIALAVGDWYFDRASVKVVDCPYPCDKSCHNLVFK; this comes from the exons ATGATGAAGCGTCTGTGGGTGGGGATTATAATCCTACTTGTTTTTAGCAACTGGGTTGATGGGTTTGAGGAGCTTCATCTCAATGAAACAGCAATGTATTTCTTCGAAGCGGAGGCTTATGGAGTCTCCAAACCTGCAATGGTTCCTGACGCTTTGATGGTAGGACTTACCCTCATTCAAGGCGCTGGCGCAAAAGGAGCAG TCTGCTTGGATGGAACGCTACCCGGATATCATTGGCATCGTGGATATGGGTCAGGAGCAAATAGTTGGCTCATTCAATTGGAG GGAGGCGGATGGTGTAATAACATTAGAACTTGTGTTTACCGCAAAAAAACTCGACGTGGATCCTCAACATACATGGAAAAGGAGATAGCATTTACAGGAATACTGAGCAATAAAGCTGAACAAAATCCTG ATTTTTTCAACTGGAATAGAGTAAAACTTCGTTACTGTGATGGTGCCTCCTTTACTGGGGATGGTGAAGATAAG GCTGCACGGCTGCAATTTAGGGGACAGCGTATATGGTTGGCTGCAATGGAAGATTTACTGTCAAAGGGAATGCACTTTGCTCACCAG GCTCTTCTTTCTGGGTGCTCTGCTGGGGGTCTGGCATCTATTTTACACTGTGATGAGTTCCGAGGTTTATTACCAAGAACTACTAAAGTGAAGTGCCTAAGTGATGCTGGAATGTTCCTTGATGC GGCCGATGTATCAGGTGGGCGTACACTCAGGAGCATGTTTGGTGGTGTAGTAGGCTTGCAG GCAGTGCGGAATAATCTGCCACATTTCTGTACTAACCGCCTAGATCCAACTTCG TGCTTCTTCCCTCAAAACTCAATTGGCGACATTAAAACACCACTTTTTATTCTCAATACAGCCTATGATTCATGGCAG GTACAATCCAGTTTAGCTCCACCATCAGCGGATCCCTCAGGCTATTGGCATTATTGTAGATTAAATCATGAAAAATGTACTCCAGCACAGATCCAATTTCTGCAAG GGTTCAGGAATGAAATGCTGAAGGCACTGAGACACTTCTCATTGTCTAGACAAAATGGGATGTTTATAAATTCTTGTTTTGCTCACTGCCAAACAGAGAGGCAGGATACATGGTTTGCTGATGATTCTCCAGTTATAGGAAAGAAG GCGATTGCACTTGCTGTGGGAGACTGGTATTTTGACCGAGCAAGCGTTAAAGTCGTCGACTGTCCTTACCCTTGTGACAAGAGTTGCCACAATCTGGTTTTTAAATGA
- the LOC132188319 gene encoding transcription factor MYB61, producing MGRHSCCYKQKLRKGLWSPEEDEKLLNYITKHGHGCWSSVPKLAGLQRCGKSCRLRWINYLRPDLKRGAFSQQEENLIIELHAVLGNRWSQIAAQLPGRTDNEIKNLWNSCLKKKLRQRGIDPNTHKRLSEVEIDKDKSNEKTSNEVNLIEASNSKPPPIDRYPVDVSSASKINNSNSLKPTQEFFLDRFGPAGATTSHESSSTSCRPSDLVGYFSFQHLNYGPDIGLSVNTSLCFNQNSRCSEMIPDYNSTTMTSTMLHSVSSSSSIFPTVKPSVSLPSNNRSLGSSGVQNWETSTFSNNGSNSNNGSSSSTIELQGNSNFFENHAFAWGVADHVKSDKQADAEDIKWSEYLHTPFLLGSALHNQTSHQPICSDIIKPQETGFTTDGSSTTWQQHPLQASDIYNKDLQQLAVTFGQTL from the exons ATGGGGAGGCACTCTTGCTGTTACAAGCAGAAGCTAAGGAAAGGCCTTTGGTCTCCTGAGGAAGATGAGAAACTTCTGAATTATATTACCAAGCATGGACATGGGTGTTGGAGCTCTGTCCCTAAACTTGCAG GTTTGCAAAGGTGTGGAAAGAGCTGCAGGTTGAGGTGGATTAATTACCTGAGACCCGATTTGAAAAGAGGAGCATTCTCTCAGCAGGAAGAGAATCTGATTATTGAACTCCATGCAGTTCTTGGCAACAG ATGGTCTCAGATTGCAGCTCAGTTACCAGGAAGAACAGATAATGAGATAAAAAACTTGTGGAATTCATGCCTTAAGAAGAAGCTCAGGCAAAGAGGCATTGACCCCAACACTCACAAACGCCTCTCCGAGGTCGAGATTGACAAAGACAAAAGCAATGAGAAAACATCCAATGAAGTGAATCTCATTGAGGCATCAAATTCAAAGCCACCTCCAATAGATCGATACCCAGTTGATGTTTCTTCCGCCTCCAAGATCAACAACAGCAATAGTTTGAAACCCACCCAGGAATTCTTCCTAGATAGGTTTGGACCAGCTGGTGCTACGACTTCCCATGAAAGCTCCAGCACCAGTTGCAGGCCTTCTGATCTGGTGGGGTATTTCTCTTTCCAGCATTTGAATTATGGGCCCGATATCGGGCTCTCTGTAAATACTTCTCTTTGCTTCAATCAAAATTCCAGATGCTCTGAGATGATTCCAGACTACAATTCTACTACTATGACTTCCACAATGCTTCATTCCGTGTCAAGCTCAAGCTCAATTTTCCCAACTGTAAAACCTTCTGTAAGTCTTCCCTCCAACAATCGCTCCTTAGGCTCTAGTGGGGTCCAGAACTGGGAAACCAGTACCTTCAGTAACAACGGTAGCAACAGCAATAATGGAAGCAGTAGCAGTACTATCGAATTGCAAGGGAATAGTAACTTCTTTGAGAACCATGCTTTCGCTTGGGGAGTGGCAGATCATGTAAAATCTGATAAACAAGCCGATGCTGAAGACATCAAATGGTCCGAATATCTCCATACGCCGTTTCTGTTGGGAAGCGCACTACACAATCAAACCTCTCATCAACCTATTTGCAGTGACATAATTAAACCACAAGAAACAGGCTTCACAACAGACGGGTCAAGTACCACTTGGCAGCAACACCCATTGCAAGCTTCGGACATATATAACAAGGACCTCCAGCAACTTGCTGTGACTTTTGGACAAACCCTTTAG